The Aethina tumida isolate Nest 87 chromosome 5, icAetTumi1.1, whole genome shotgun sequence genomic sequence ACCAATgtccaaaaacttttattgaataaatttctctttaaaaattaagtaaataaaaatgtggagGCGCCGGGTATCGATCCCGGTACCTCTCGCATGCTAAGCGAGCGCTCTACCATCTGAGCTACGCCCCCCGTTATAAAtcgaaaaataattgaaaaattcggCGAGTACACAAtcttattacataattttcttGAATCTAAAATAATGCTAATAAGTTAACTAACCACTAACTAGGGgcacacaaaataatattcaataaatatacagaataatTGTACcgcacattaattaaaatatatttatgaacgtatttaaataatggaatGGCCAGTAACCTGACCGCGGAAACGCCTTTTGACAGCTCGTACATGCATTATATCaccattttaatttgacaCTTGCCGTTGTTACTTGGTGAAGAGAAGTTCCACACAAAATGTTGCATAAGAGAACAAATCATCAACCTAATAATTAGTTAGTGAATAAGAATTATGACTGTGTTGATGGCTACCACCACATCCAGGTAATATAACAGAAGCCGCAacagtttttaagaaatttaagtattattgtATTGGTTAATAATTCACATCCATATCTCGTTCGAAAATGACGAAGAGTGAAAAATCAAACTTCATGTCGCCCCGGATTATACCTAAAAATTTTGGAGGATCATGTATGTAGCCACTGGACGACAAAATTTTCTGCTTGTAAGATTATACCAAATAAATCACGTGGGCAATTTGTTTGTCTCTCCAAAGACTCTAATTCAATTCGGTGTGTGCCGAAGGCACAGTTCTATCAATTTAAAACGCCTTGGTGTATATTTTACTCGTCCGtatgaaaagaatttttcGATAAAAATACGAGCCAGATTTATAAGCGTAAAGTTACCATATTTAGGATGAATTATTGATCAATTATGAAATTCCCCAGTCATTGAAAGTTACTGTTGAAAGCGCCATCGAAAAAATGCGTTATTAGCTGCGGCCAATTTGCATACTTATAAACTGCGCACACCTCGGAGGCTCGGAATAATATTGCCGGCgatgaatgtaaataatatggaaaattaattataacgcgactatttcaattaaattagattataaaaCGTAATTGATGTGCCCacgttaattattataatttactgcAACGGGCGACGCGCACATTCTCATCACTTTCATGAGTGTGTTTAACGTTGAAAGTGGTCTTCAAGAGTAtcatgtaatttaaaacttaaataaacccGATACGTTAATacgtatttaaacttttgtcAAGTtctttatatgaaataaataagccATTATTACTTTGTAATACGCATTCTTTTAAGTTGGACAGTATCTaaaatttgcttataaaattaaaaaatccaaatttttattcagattTTAAACGTGTTCTTCTCTGGAGAATATTCCCAGTTCAGAGAATTAGTTGTAGGCCCAAAAATTGGAAACAGTTGCCGAGAGGCAATTAATTCGCCTCATAAAATGGTAAGATTACCGCTGAAGTTATTGGCGATTATGAGCAGACATTTCCCACTTAGAGCGTCGTAAAGGCAAACTGGTCGCCTGTTAAATCGGCATATTAAGGGCTGCTGCGTACTTGATCGCCTGCTTTTAAACGTCCCTAATGTATGATGGAAGAGAATTCATATAATTTGCCAATATACCAGCGGTTATAAGTAACATTTACAATCTCTGAAATTTTACGAGGAACATTTCGGCAAATTTCTGGTGCACgataagtttttttaatcaaaaacaaaattactgcTAATTAAGTTTAGGGACGCGGGAAATAAAACGGCAAATGGcctataaacaaaacaaaaaagtgaCAACTGACGCGTTTACCGCTCACATAAACAGACCCCGGAAGAAAACTGATTGTCCGGTTCAGTGATTAAACAATGGGCCACTCTGAATGATGAAATGGACTGAAAAACGCGGCAACTCAGTCGGAAgattaatgttgtttttagaGTAGATTACGTTTAACTGATTAGAACGAGAGTAATAGAGTAATTAGAAAAACTCACCTTTAAGTTGTGTGCTTTCAATTGCGTACATGTTCAAAGCAAGAAGCTGCAACAGCCTGTTTGAGGGCATTGGGACGGGAGTGTGCTGCAAAAGCGCACGGAACTCTTTGAGCATTTGCAGGGCTGCTTCATGAAAAGTCTCCATTCTGAAACAGTACAtaggtttaataaataattaagtcgCAGGATCAAACACATAATTTGCTCCAGTtcccataaaattttacacacGTACCGTTAGTCGAAACTATTGCTGATTTGCTTTATAAAACGTAtggcaatattaatatttttattaatgtaatggcAACAGGAACGGTAgcatttgtaataaaacaacaacaacaacagaacAGCGATATGAGCGGAACGTCTTAACCCACATACGATTCTCACACGACATTTGACCCATAGACAATGGATGTGCACAAAAACCGTCATCTTACCGCCGCAATAAACCATACCGAATCGAATTCGCGGCTATTCATATTAGGTCATGACTCACAGCTAATGGGCGCCTGAACTTAACATTTTCTCCGTTTCAATTTTACTGTGGCGCAGACTTGGACTGTGTAAttcttttctaaattacagtGTCGTTGTTCATGTTGGCAAGGAATTGCAGATATAAAGGCCAGTAGGGTTACAGCACTCCCAGCTGTAAAAAGTTCGTAGCCGCAGGCCTAATAAGTTCCGCAGCCTTTAATCAAATTCAATTGCGCAGCTTAAATTTGAGTTAATGTGGTATGATCGTGCAGAACCATAATCAATCTGCGTAATGACATGCCCATTGGTGTGAATAAATATGCAAAAGTTGCGGAAATTTTAAGTGAACATCAATAATTTGAAGATGATGGTCtagcaattattttatttacaacctGTACAAACGAAGAACAGTATTTTCCACCTATGGCGCAACAACAAACTTTACTGCGTTTTGCAATGACTAAAGTCTCCATTAGTTGTAGGTTTTATCCGTTCGATGTTAGATTGATTCATCTGACTCGACGTAAAGACAGATTCCGTATGCTCATTTAGGATAATTAAATAGCCACTCGATGGACAATTATTCACGAttgcattatatttaaattgattgctACGTTTAGCAAGAGCGCAAGAAGTGCTTGGGCTAATTTAACAACCATCGACCATCGCATTTGAATGACGTCAATGCTGCAAAAACCGTTGAAACAAAAAGATCGCTTAGATGCGTGGGATTGCAATACTTAAAAGCTTTTATGTGTCTTGTCTAAGAACGATAGCGAATATGCAATAagcaaaaagaaaattatcttCCTAATGTTTTGTGAAAatacaccaaacaaaacatggTCAcgctacataaaatataatttagaatagtctagtaaagaaatttttacttaCCCAGTTTTTGTGATCAGTTTTCCTAATACATGCAGATATGTTATGACGAATCGCTTGTTTAACTGCAAATAACAACGTGTTGTATAATTTGTCAAGCTTTTGATAATAGTCAGTTACCTCAATTTGGCTGAGAGAAGCAAGATCTTCTTCTTCCGAATCTTTTGCGCCTTGTAGTTCTTGGGTGGTCCTGTGCACTCTTTTACCACCATCTGGCCTTATCCACGTCTCTTTTCTTAACGAACCGGACACGGTCGTTGTTTCTTCCGACTCCTTTTGCTTCATTTGTTGCCGGACTCTTTCCAAACGTTCTTCTAGACGTTTTTTCTCTCCTTGTTCATACTGCAGGCATTAAAATAGAACaaacatttgtataatttattaaaatgataacatttaaataggGAACAAGCTTATTGTTATCTCTTCCTTTGTAAAAACTCATATCTAACAAGCATTATCGTaaacactatttttaaaagaaaattaatcataaaatactttttttacaactatcgtgaaatttttatttttaaattacattagtcTACATCCACAGGCATGGTAACTAAAAAAAACTACTCagtcttaaatatatacagcACAATAAATGCTAATGGGGTACATGCTCACAACAAAAAATTGGTATAATGTATTGTGAAACATGTTACAACATGCATATACGTACGCATATTTGATGTAgatactgttttattttaataagcagCATTGAAATGtgaatatactttaaatatttatgtgtgaATATCCTGTACAAAGTGGTATGATATAGCAAAAAATATGTGAtgcaaatatgttaatattttttaagcatataaaaatataatcttttaacataatgaaatatatttttaaataaatcttgccACTTTGTAATACGAAGCGTGAAGtaacatcaaataaaacaaattctcTCACCTTTTTTCTAATCTCATAAAACAGGACCTCCAAATTTTCTTTAGCTGAGGGCACTGGATTCGACGACATTAAACTcctcatataaaaatacaccGCGTCTAATTTTCGTCTCtgtaattgttttgttattatttttaattaatcgtaATGAATTTGACAAAAACGACTTACCGAATATACAGCTAACAAAGCCAGTTGGTTATATGGCTTCCCGTTTTTCGGATTGATTTCGTGAGATTTAATGTACCATCTGCAAAACacatatattatatcattGAAAATAAGTGTCTTGAAATACGTACTGTCTACATTTTCCATAGTTGGCTGTTTCGTTAACTTGCTCCCTATATCGTCCTAAATCGCcaagaaatatgaaaattttttggGCGGAATTTAACGCCAAACCAACATATCCAAGACTTTTCTTCTGTTCTTGGTTGACACCCAAATAATTGGATAACTGGAATTTGTTGGACTCTTGTAGTAGTTCAATTAAACCTTCAAAGTATTTGTTGCCTTCTTCGATTAGGTACAAAAGGAACCCTTTGTAATGCTCCTTGTTGTTAGGATCGTCGGCAACAGCTTTTCTGGTTACCTCAATAATGTTATAGTACAGTATTTTCCAGAGGTGTTGTTCCACATTCTCTGTTTCACAAAACTTGAGATCTTTACAAAGTAAGAAGCTTAAAGCATCTTTTAGGAACTGTCTCAGTCTCTCTACAGCATCCCATTCTATCAAAACATGACCTTTGTTGATTATCATTTGAAGTTCTAAGTCTGCGTGTTTAATATCTCGAATCACCTAATAACAATcacattttaagaatattatttttcatttagttAACCTTACCTCTGGATAATGGCAAGACTTATGTTCACTACGATTCTCATCATACCAGTTTGGTCGAACGTTACCCAACTGATCAGTAGTCACCATTTGAGGCGGAGCTACTTCACTATTTTCGGAAAAGCCAGGAACTGCCACCCTTGTGCTCTGTGACTTGACAATAATTGGTTTACTGGGGTTGTTGTGATCGAACAGACTTTTTTGATGCTGAAGTTTTCTATTCTCCGGGTATTTGGGCTTTTCCGTGACCGGTGATGGTAGAATAACCTTTAAATTCAACGATTCAATTGAGCAAAACTAAAACTATAAACAATTCTAAAGagcacttaatttaaaaaaagctttAATACTTACTGGCTTTGGAGCATCCTGTTTCTGAGGCAACACAATGACTCCCGCTTTCCTGAAGTCAAGACGCATTTCTTCCCGCTCGAAAGAACCCGTGCTTCTCGCCTCGTCCTTCGCAGATGTCCCTTCATGAGGTCCCATCTCCCTTTCGGAGTTCCTCCTCATCTCCTCACGCCAATTTCCGGTCGAAGAACCTCCCCGATCTCGGCTGGTTTCAGGGCTGAGGGCTTTCGAACCACGTCTTGGGAATCGTTCGTGACTGTGTTCCCGATGATCCTTTGAACTGCGCCGATTTCGCGGTGCACGTGATCCTTCGTGAGGTATTTTAAACATGTCACCGGGTCGACTGTCCACGCTGTTTATGGAGTCGTTGCGTTGACGGAACGTGCGTCCGCCACTTCGATCTCTGTCGCCGCCTCTATGTCTGCTGCCACTCCTGAATTCAATTCAGTGATATTGTCGGTGTGCTGAgctataatagttttaatagtttaccTGTGTTTGCTTCTTTTGCCGTTTCTACGTTTTGACTTTTTATCAGGAGGAGGAGAAATTGTAGAGACTGGAATGCTGGGTGGCATTGATTTAGTGCTGATCTCCATTAGGCTTGCCATTGAGGAACTTCTTGTTAGAGCATCGCTCAATCCCTCTTGTTCTAATCGGTCGTTCAATTCGACTTCTTCACTCCAATCCTTCATGCATTATTGGAAAATTAGTAAACATTAAACGTAATTTGATAAAAGCGCAAAAAATTTTaggttttaagaaattatcaaaaaagtaTGACTTACCAGTGTTGATGTAATAGGTCCCAGAGGAATCAGAATGGgttttatttcttctgatGATTCGGGACTCACGGGCGATAACAGAGAATCCATATTGTCATTAAACTTCGATGAGCTTCTgatattttcttcataatttcTATTGTTGGGATATGAATATGTGTCGTCTCTACTATCCCTTCTCATATCTTGATTTCGGATAGTGTCACCTTTGCAATCGTCTCTCCTATTGTAGGTTCTTCTGTCGGGTTTTCTGGATTTGTCGAAGTTTCTGTTGCCAGGTTCTCTTCTGTCTCGTCTGTTGTCTGGGTTTCTCCGGTCGTGATTTCTCCTGTCTTGATCTCTTCTGTTGTCCCTTTTAGAGTCATAATCCCATCTTTCTTCTGATGATCTACTCCAATCAGGTTTGAGTCGTTCCGATATTCCTGTATTACGTTTCCTATCGTCGTAATTGTAGTTTCTATCCGAATAACTTCTATAATCGTCGTTTCTGTGGTAATTGACAGGAGTTTGAGGCCTGCTATTGTCTCTTCTGTTAGGTGGAGGAGTGGGAGGTCTTGAATTACAAGGGCTTCTCGTATTATCTGGTGTAATTGATCTGTACATGTCGCCAGGATGATTGAGGTGTGAATCTTGATGTCGTGCCCTACCCCTTCCTCTGTTTGGCAAGGTGTGATAACCAGAATTGGTCTGATTTGGGTGTCCCCCTgacattgaataattattcattggaTGATAACtgggattctttaaataattattgccaTGACTTGAACTACCTTGAAATGTTAAGCTGGTACCATCCCAGTTCTCTTCTACTGGTGGCGTTTGactgttttgtttttcttcCAGGAACTTCTTTTGGAATCTGGGGGGCAAGTTTGAGATGTTATTTTTCGTATGTCTCTTGTCCATTTCCATGCCGATTGTGCTGTGTCGACGACCACTTGGTGGTTTTGATTGCAATTTCTCGTTCTTGTTTCGAGGGTTTGGTGGTAAAGTAGGATCGACACTTCTAGTGTCCCTTTGGCGAGGCCAAGGGCCCCCGTTAGATATGCCTGTAAGACCCAATAAAAGAACGCAATGAAGATTGGcatgtattaattttggtttCATTCTACAAAAACAAGTCAAAAAAGTTTGGAGGCGCCGGGTATCGATCCCGGTACCTCTCGCATGCTAAGCGAGCGCTCTACCATCTGAGCTACGCCCCCTGATACACGTAAACAAAATAGTGAAAGTCCggtaactattttaaaatcttaaattgaaatttaagaaaaaattagatttggaGGCGCCGGGTATCGATCCCGGTACCTCTCGCATGCTAAGCGAGCGCTCTACCATCTGAGCTACGCCCCCTGATACTAAGAAAATTGACAGTGAAAAAATCGACCGAAATGTGATCTAGATTTAGAACTGGTTTACATGAATACAGAGTATTGTTTCAATGACAAATAGGACAATAgacattagtttattatttaatatttaacaaacaaaaactatttttttttatgattatatacTACAATGTCATCATACCCATAATTCATCATACTCACAAACACAttaatgacaaaataaaaagcaactcaatttattataaaaatattatttagatataaattcaatataactTGAATCTTAAGTACTAATTACATACAAACTTCCCATTTGTACTAATGTTACAGTGTTCGCTTTACTCTAACAGATAAGTAATGAACTTGATGATAACTGGAAATTGATACCCAGTTTAATCTGGTAATTCCCctgattataaatttctaatatttataaatttattatttaaaaatttattgtatatatatttaaaaaactcacCTCTTGGTTCAGATCCTTGCCTAACTTGCCTGTTGATGTTGCCAGGCTTGTCTCTCCACTCATCTTGATTATCAAAATTCTCCTTCCTTCTATTAGAATACCTCTTGGACCTGTGATTCCCAAACCGATCATAAGCCTCACTCTGGTTCTGTGTATTCCTATCAGATTCTTGTGCTGCCATTTCTCTGCTCTCTCTGGCTTGAGCAACTGGCTTGGGCACATACAATGGTTGTTCaggtttttttgatttttttggtGTGTCTTTGTTAAGACTCATGTCACCAAATCTAGAGGAGCACTGATCCATCTCATTAACTTTGTCCCTCAGTGATGAACCTTCACTTCTCTCTCTCAATTCGTCGTTAGAAGCATAAGATTTGGAGGAGTAATGCCTTGAgttgattataatatttgattctaGTTCTTGGTCTTCAGTGCCTATGTTTGACTTTCTCAATGGTCCACTACCTGGTCTGTAAAGTGCCTGTTGTGGTTTCCCGCGGTTCATACTCCTCCTTTGAACAGTTGAGTCTAAAATGGACGGCAGTCTGTCAGTAAAGAAACATAATATGAAGAACTAATTactgtatttgtttataaacattgaTCCCAACACCTTGAATTTTGTAGGTTATGTCGATAAATGTGCTTTGGCGTTTAATGATATGATATGAATTTCATGGCTAAAACGGTAATGCGCGCAATACAGCtttggttaaaaataaaaaatatttgatataaaatatgaaatcgtTGCAAATAGATGGTTACACCTACCAGAACTTAGCTCTTTTTTATGTTCATTGGTGTCCGCCATGACATTATTGTAactttttgaaagaaaataaaatgtaaaacaaaaatttctagTGAAATGTCACATTGAACGATTGTAAActacgaaattaaaattataagtgaCCGTTTTCAAGATTACGTATTGGCACGACGGATTCTGAAATTCGTATTCCGGACAGCGGGAAATTCGAATACACCGTGATACAATGAAACCCCAAGAAATCAGTCCCAAATTGATTATTAGACAATCTGCTGCGGGTCCGATGACACTTGAACCGAAAACAATCAACAAAGCTAAAAGTGAAACTATGGAAGTACCCCCAGATATGGCCAAGACAGATAATATGGAAGAGGCTGCACCGCCTAAATCCAAGGAAAAAGAAATGGTTTTGCACATTGATGGCAAACTCATTTGTCTCTCTCAAATGTAAGTGGtattatatatacttaaaTGTTAAGGATTTGGAGAGatagttttatgttttatttccgTTCTTATTGCAGTCTTTCTCAATCAAATATTAAGGATACATGTTgaaacttgataaaatattccacCGGTTAGTGATAAAATCATCAATGTGATAGACTAAACATTTAccagtcattttatttatatggtaTCTGAACAAATGGGACATTGCACTCATATTTATGAGTCTGTGTAATATGGGTTGCAGATATGTACTCAATAAGaacaaagaataatttattctaatcaaGAATAAATCTTATAGTCAAAGAATAGAATACTATtcttataacataaattaacagGACTTATAATAGTATTATCTCACAATTGATACTTACTTCAAGTATGATATACATAGTATTtgtatgattattaattatttaatatgtacttt encodes the following:
- the LOC109600502 gene encoding uncharacterized protein LOC109600502 isoform X3; translated protein: MADTNEHKKELSSDSTVQRRSMNRGKPQQALYRPGSGPLRKSNIGTEDQELESNIIINSRHYSSKSYASNDELRERSEGSSLRDKVNEMDQCSSRFGDMSLNKDTPKKSKKPEQPLYVPKPVAQARESREMAAQESDRNTQNQSEAYDRFGNHRSKRYSNRRKENFDNQDEWRDKPGNINRQVRQGSEPRGISNGGPWPRQRDTRSVDPTLPPNPRNKNEKLQSKPPSGRRHSTIGMEMDKRHTKNNISNLPPRFQKKFLEEKQNSQTPPVEENWDGTSLTFQGGHPNQTNSGYHTLPNRGRGRARHQDSHLNHPGDMYRSITPDNTRSPCNSRPPTPPPNRRDNSRPQTPVNYHRNDDYRSYSDRNYNYDDRKRNTGISERLKPDWSRSSEERWDYDSKRDNRRDQDRRNHDRRNPDNRRDRREPGNRNFDKSRKPDRRTYNRRDDCKGDTIRNQDMRRDSRDDTYSYPNNRNYEENIRSSSKFNDNMDSLLSPVSPESSEEIKPILIPLGPITSTLDWSEEVELNDRLEQEGLSDALTRSSSMASLMEISTKSMPPSIPVSTISPPPDKKSKRRNGKRSKHRSGSRHRGGDRDRSGGRTFRQRNDSINSVDSRPGDMFKIPHEGSRAPRNRRSSKDHREHSHERFPRRGSKALSPETSRDRGGSSTGNWREEMRRNSEREMGPHEGTSAKDEARSTGSFEREEMRLDFRKAGVIVLPQKQDAPKPVILPSPVTEKPKYPENRKLQHQKSLFDHNNPSKPIIVKSQSTRVAVPGFSENSEVAPPQMVTTDQLGNVRPNWYDENRSEHKSCHYPEVIRDIKHADLELQMIINKGHVLIEWDAVERLRQFLKDALSFLLCKDLKFCETENVEQHLWKILYYNIIEVTRKAVADDPNNKEHYKGFLLYLIEEGNKYFEGLIELLQESNKFQLSNYLGVNQEQKKSLGYVGLALNSAQKIFIFLGDLGRYREQVNETANYGKCRQWYIKSHEINPKNGKPYNQLALLAVYSRRKLDAVYFYMRSLMSSNPVPSAKENLEVLFYEIRKKYEQGEKKRLEERLERVRQQMKQKESEETTTVSGSLRKETWIRPDGGKRVHRTTQELQGAKDSEEEDLASLSQIELNKRFVITYLHVLGKLITKTGMETFHEAALQMLKEFRALLQHTPVPMPSNRLLQLLALNMYAIESTQLKDPQLQNQAGYRSELQERALVVSLQMFNLILERCVFLIDEHMSTNASQIHLISQDVNTLLPAIKIWCDWMLSHMIVWNPPPSTQDFKVGTMGDCWDKLAKLMNQFEQIKDTNPELMLLTEEREGYELVKLPEDAVLCGFTPLTYKDTTPSYASKDLDIELAQFSLRVEKLLFFGTEFVCGLEPPVLKLEIEDGFREYVSVVCTNNSRDSPPSPPELDPRNDVLLESVSGEEEEEDLSEDISSDAGPEIRHLLSRKVELERKNRRQDAHLQRVKKILSQSVVSVHVEVRPKYLVPDTNCFVDHLTMISVIASSHSYSLMVPIVVLSELEGLSKGGKSPMPTTRKSPADPQHVLKVAEAARKALDFLKNRHQSVKCVTTKGAILASVAFTTEDDSTLDGGLTNDDKILATCLALCRNHREQPTGEGDGSQHVEGAESGATAPRQLSREVVLLTDDRNLRVKAHARDVPVRELPDFVHWAGLLGG
- the LOC109600502 gene encoding uncharacterized protein LOC109600502 isoform X4; translated protein: MADTNEHKKELSSDSTVQRRSMNRGKPQQALYRPGSGPLRKSNIGTEDQELESNIIINSRHYSSKSYASNDELRERSEGSSLRDKVNEMDQCSSRFGDMSLNKDTPKKSKKPEQPLYVPKPVAQARESREMAAQESDRNTQNQSEAYDRFGNHRSKRYSNRRKENFDNQDEWRDKPGNINRQVRQGSEPRGISNGGPWPRQRDTRSVDPTLPPNPRNKNEKLQSKPPSGRRHSTIGMEMDKRHTKNNISNLPPRFQKKFLEEKQNSQTPPVEENWDGTSLTFQGSSSHGNNYLKNPSYHPMNNYSMSGGHPNQTNSGYHTLPNRGRGRARHQDSHLNHPGDMYRSITPDNTRSPCNSRPPTPPPNRRDNSRPQTPVNYHRNDDYRSYSDRNYNYDDRKRNTGISERLKPDWSRSSEERWDYDSKRDNRRDQDRRNHDRRNPDNRRDRREPGNRNFDKSRKPDRRTYNRRDDCKGDTIRNQDMRRDSRDDTYSYPNNRNYEENIRSSSKFNDNMDSLLSPVSPESSEEIKPILIPLGPITSTLDWSEEVELNDRLEQEGLSDALTRSSSMASLMEISTKSMPPSIPVSTISPPPDKKSKRRNGKRSKHRSGSRHRGGDRDRSGGRTFRQRNDSINSVDSRPGDMFKIPHEGSRAPRNRRSSKDHREHSHERFPRRGSKALSPETSRDRGGSSTGNWREEMRRNSEREMGPHEGTSAKDEARSTGSFEREEMRLDFRKAGVIVLPQKQDAPKPVILPSPVTEKPKYPENRKLQHQKSLFDHNNPSKPIIVKSQSTRVAVPGFSENSEVAPPQMVTTDQLGNVRPNWYDENRSEHKSCHYPEVIRDIKHADLELQMIINKGHVLIEWDAVERLRQFLKDALSFLLCKDLKFCETENVEQHLWKILYYNIIEVTRKAVADDPNNKEHYKGFLLYLIEEGNKYFEGLIELLQESNKFQLSNYLGVNQEQKKSLGYVGLALNSAQKIFIFLGDLGRYREQVNETANYGKCRQWYIKSHEINPKNGKPYNQLALLAVYSRRKLDAVYFYMRSLMSSNPVPSAKENLEVLFYEIRKKYEQGEKKRLEERLERVRQQMKQKESEETTTVSGSLRKETWIRPDGGKRVHRTTQELQGAKDSEEEDLASLSQIELNKRFVITYLHVLGKLITKTGMETFHEAALQMLKEFRALLQHTPVPMPSNRLLQLLALNMYAIESTQLKDPQLQNQAGYRSELQERALVVSLQMFNLILERCVFLIDEHMSTNASQIHLISQDVNTLLPAIKIWCDWMLSHMIVWNPPPSTQDFKVGTMGDCWDKLAKLMNQFEQIKDTNPELMLLTEEREGYELVKLPEDAVLCGFTPLTYKDTTPSYASKDLDIELAQFSLRVEKLLFFGTEFVCGLEPPVLKLEIEDGFREYVSVVCTNNSRDSPPSPPELDPRNDVLLESVSGEEEEEDLSEDISSDAGPEIRHLLSRKVELERKNRRQDAHLQRVKVSPAYPIYGRRVRFLGFEYGTNGTTL
- the LOC109600502 gene encoding uncharacterized protein LOC109600502 isoform X1; its protein translation is MADTNEHKKELSSDSTVQRRSMNRGKPQQALYRPGSGPLRKSNIGTEDQELESNIIINSRHYSSKSYASNDELRERSEGSSLRDKVNEMDQCSSRFGDMSLNKDTPKKSKKPEQPLYVPKPVAQARESREMAAQESDRNTQNQSEAYDRFGNHRSKRYSNRRKENFDNQDEWRDKPGNINRQVRQGSEPRGISNGGPWPRQRDTRSVDPTLPPNPRNKNEKLQSKPPSGRRHSTIGMEMDKRHTKNNISNLPPRFQKKFLEEKQNSQTPPVEENWDGTSLTFQGSSSHGNNYLKNPSYHPMNNYSMSGGHPNQTNSGYHTLPNRGRGRARHQDSHLNHPGDMYRSITPDNTRSPCNSRPPTPPPNRRDNSRPQTPVNYHRNDDYRSYSDRNYNYDDRKRNTGISERLKPDWSRSSEERWDYDSKRDNRRDQDRRNHDRRNPDNRRDRREPGNRNFDKSRKPDRRTYNRRDDCKGDTIRNQDMRRDSRDDTYSYPNNRNYEENIRSSSKFNDNMDSLLSPVSPESSEEIKPILIPLGPITSTLDWSEEVELNDRLEQEGLSDALTRSSSMASLMEISTKSMPPSIPVSTISPPPDKKSKRRNGKRSKHRSGSRHRGGDRDRSGGRTFRQRNDSINSVDSRPGDMFKIPHEGSRAPRNRRSSKDHREHSHERFPRRGSKALSPETSRDRGGSSTGNWREEMRRNSEREMGPHEGTSAKDEARSTGSFEREEMRLDFRKAGVIVLPQKQDAPKPVILPSPVTEKPKYPENRKLQHQKSLFDHNNPSKPIIVKSQSTRVAVPGFSENSEVAPPQMVTTDQLGNVRPNWYDENRSEHKSCHYPEVIRDIKHADLELQMIINKGHVLIEWDAVERLRQFLKDALSFLLCKDLKFCETENVEQHLWKILYYNIIEVTRKAVADDPNNKEHYKGFLLYLIEEGNKYFEGLIELLQESNKFQLSNYLGVNQEQKKSLGYVGLALNSAQKIFIFLGDLGRYREQVNETANYGKCRQWYIKSHEINPKNGKPYNQLALLAVYSRRKLDAVYFYMRSLMSSNPVPSAKENLEVLFYEIRKKYEQGEKKRLEERLERVRQQMKQKESEETTTVSGSLRKETWIRPDGGKRVHRTTQELQGAKDSEEEDLASLSQIELNKRFVITYLHVLGKLITKTGMETFHEAALQMLKEFRALLQHTPVPMPSNRLLQLLALNMYAIESTQLKDPQLQNQAGYRSELQERALVVSLQMFNLILERCVFLIDEHMSTNASQIHLISQDVNTLLPAIKIWCDWMLSHMIVWNPPPSTQDFKVGTMGDCWDKLAKLMNQFEQIKDTNPELMLLTEEREGYELVKLPEDAVLCGFTPLTYKDTTPSYASKDLDIELAQFSLRVEKLLFFGTEFVCGLEPPVLKLEIEDGFREYVSVVCTNNSRDSPPSPPELDPRNDVLLESVSGEEEEEDLSEDISSDAGPEIRHLLSRKVELERKNRRQDAHLQRVKKILSQSVVSVHVEVRPKYLVPDTNCFVDHLTMISVIASSHSYSLMVPIVVLSELEGLSKGGKSPMPTTRKSPADPQHVLKVAEAARKALDFLKNRHQSVKCVTTKGAILASVAFTTEDDSTLDGGLTNDDKILATCLALCRNHREQPTGEGDGSQHVEGAESGATAPRQLSREVVLLTDDRNLRVKAHARDVPVRELPDFVHWAGLLGG